In a single window of the Thunnus thynnus chromosome 9, fThuThy2.1, whole genome shotgun sequence genome:
- the cdx1a gene encoding homeobox protein CDX-1a has product MYPNSQSARHPAQTLSLNGQYIQPTYDFTYHHVDPSTSAWNTAYAPREEYPFSFPGSSPSIGQVSFSSPELSGTPTAAGGGSFTPYNFISGQDQLGSRTRPHESIRPSVSGGKTRTKDKYRVVYTDQQRLELESEFQCNRYITMRRKTELSMALSLSERQVKIWFQNRRAKERKITRKKLQHSQQASTTTPTPPVLGGPTDTHMTASPGSNILSDTISEEY; this is encoded by the exons ATGTACCCCAACTCACAGTCGGCCAGACACCCGGCTCAGACACTGTCACTGAACGGTCAGTACATCCAGCCTACTTATGACTTCACGTATCATCACGTCGACCCGTCGACAAGCGCCTGGAACACCGCTTACGCTCCCCGGGAGGAGTATCCGTTCAGCTTCCCGGGGTCAAGCCCCAGCATCGGGCAGGTCAGCTTCAGCTCCCCGGAGCTGAGCGGCACGCCCACCGCCGCTGGAGGGGGGTCGTTCACCCCCTACAACTTCATCTCCGGTCAAGACCAACTCGGCTCCAGGACGAGACCACATGAATCCATCAGACCGTCCGTTTCAG GAGGAAAGACTCGGACCAAGGACAAGTACAGAGTAGTGTACACTGACCAGCAGCGCCTGGAGCTGGAGAGTGAGTTTCAGTGCAACCGCTACATCACAATGAGGCGGAAGACTGAGCTGTCCATGGCGCTGAGCCTCTccgagagacag GTGAAGATCTGGTTTCAGAACAGACGTGCCAAAGAGAGGAAGATAACCAGGAAGAAGCTGCAGCATTCCCAGCAGGCCTCCACTACCACGCCCACCCCACCTGTACTTGGAGGACCCACTGACACCCATATGACAGCCAGCCCAGGCAGTAACATTTTGTCTGATACGATATCAGAGGAATACTAG